From the Microbacterium thalassium genome, one window contains:
- a CDS encoding NAD(P)/FAD-dependent oxidoreductase, which yields MTDRTDHRIVIVGAGLAGFTTARNLSAAGYHGQIVVLGAEPHRPYDRPPLSKQFLSGEITRADLALEAEGDCHGVTFMLGRTAHALDAARREVVLDDGSRILADDIIVATGARPRTLPGARDGVYPLATIEDAEALREALTPGAEVVVAGAGFVGLEAAAAAVRAGARVTVVCADEAPLIRRRGPLAASVVQAVHERHGVRFVTDARIAHVTASEGRADGVVLTDGRRLAASVVISGIGADPAVEWLAGSGLDVDGGLRCDEDGRAAPGIWAVGDCAVWAGIPCGHWTEATQRAGHVAGLLTGTAPARPEAAYVWSDQYDAKLQFAGELHGDEVALVEAGGVDHAELFVTYHRDGVPVAAFAVNQPRLMMRWRKTNRPALRTAAEAAA from the coding sequence GTGACCGACCGCACCGACCACCGCATCGTCATCGTCGGCGCCGGGCTCGCGGGCTTCACCACGGCGCGGAACCTCTCGGCCGCCGGCTACCACGGTCAGATCGTCGTCCTCGGCGCCGAGCCCCACCGACCCTACGATCGCCCGCCGCTGAGCAAGCAGTTCCTCTCCGGCGAGATCACCCGGGCCGACCTGGCACTCGAGGCCGAGGGCGACTGCCACGGCGTCACGTTCATGCTGGGGCGCACCGCGCACGCGCTGGATGCGGCACGTCGCGAGGTCGTCCTCGACGACGGCAGCCGCATCCTCGCCGACGACATCATCGTCGCCACCGGCGCGCGGCCGCGCACACTGCCGGGCGCGCGCGACGGCGTATATCCTCTCGCGACGATCGAAGACGCCGAAGCCCTCCGCGAGGCTCTGACGCCCGGTGCCGAGGTCGTGGTCGCCGGAGCCGGCTTCGTCGGCCTCGAGGCGGCCGCCGCGGCCGTGCGCGCCGGAGCCCGCGTCACCGTCGTGTGCGCCGACGAGGCGCCGCTCATCCGCCGCCGCGGCCCGCTCGCCGCGAGCGTCGTCCAGGCCGTGCATGAGCGGCACGGCGTGCGGTTCGTCACCGACGCACGCATCGCCCACGTGACGGCGTCCGAGGGGCGCGCCGACGGCGTCGTCCTCACCGACGGACGCCGGCTGGCGGCATCCGTCGTCATCTCGGGCATCGGAGCCGACCCGGCCGTCGAGTGGCTGGCCGGAAGCGGGCTCGACGTCGACGGGGGCCTGCGCTGCGACGAGGACGGACGCGCCGCGCCCGGCATCTGGGCGGTCGGCGACTGCGCGGTGTGGGCCGGCATCCCCTGCGGCCACTGGACCGAGGCCACGCAGCGCGCCGGACACGTCGCGGGCCTGCTCACCGGCACCGCCCCCGCGCGGCCCGAGGCGGCCTACGTCTGGTCCGATCAGTACGACGCGAAGCTGCAGTTCGCCGGCGAGCTGCACGGCGACGAGGTCGCGCTCGTCGAGGCGGGCGGCGTCGACCACGCCGAGCTGTTCGTCACCTACCACCGCGACGGCGTCCCCGTCGCCGCGTTCGCCGTGAACCAGCCGCGCCTCATGATGCGGTGGCGCAAGACGAACCGACCCGCCCTCCGCACCGCCGCCGAAGCGGCCGCCTGA
- a CDS encoding bifunctional 3-phenylpropionate/cinnamic acid dioxygenase ferredoxin subunit yields the protein MQRLCSLSDLTPGEGTRIDTVSPPVAVFLTADGDVHAIDDTCTHQDASLAQGWLDGCAVECPLHASSFSLTTGAVDQPPARFGVRVHRVEVIDDVVWAELSDAPAHLPPGVSL from the coding sequence ATGCAGCGCCTCTGCTCTCTGAGCGACCTGACCCCCGGTGAGGGAACACGGATCGACACGGTCTCGCCACCGGTCGCGGTCTTCCTCACCGCCGACGGCGACGTGCACGCGATCGACGACACGTGCACGCACCAGGACGCCTCGCTCGCGCAGGGCTGGCTCGACGGCTGTGCGGTCGAGTGCCCGCTGCACGCGAGCTCGTTCTCGCTGACCACCGGCGCGGTCGACCAGCCGCCGGCGCGTTTCGGCGTGCGCGTGCACCGCGTCGAGGTCATCGACGACGTCGTGTGGGCCGAGCTGTCGGATGCCCCCGCGCACCTGCCCCCGGGGGTCTCGCTGTGA
- the metX gene encoding homoserine O-acetyltransferase MetX yields the protein MDWQTSEDTVPSAPVTEADARLLLGRPPATGAWRDGDPVGDRRFAAFGAFRTEGGRELPGYRLAYETWGELNAARDNAVLVLHALTGDSHVRGPAGPGHATSGWWDDIVGPGCPIDTDEWFVVAPNMLGGCQGSTGPASVAPDGYEWASRFPYLTIRDQVSAQVRLAEALGIDTWAAVLGGSMGGMHALEWAVGQPDRVARVGILSSPPTNTADQIALNSVQLEAIRIDPRFAGGEYYDSGDGDGPNRGLALARRMALLNYRSPTELNQRFQRSWQSGLSPLGHGGRFAVESYLDFHGNKFTRRFDANSYITLVEAMNSHDVGRDRGGIEDALARVTATALVLGIDSDRLFPIDGQHRIAHGIRTSLDGDRAVVLTSDFGHDGFLIETHAVGAHIRRLLEA from the coding sequence ATGGACTGGCAGACCTCCGAAGACACCGTGCCGTCGGCACCGGTGACGGAGGCCGACGCGCGCCTGCTGCTGGGGCGGCCGCCCGCCACCGGCGCGTGGCGCGACGGCGACCCGGTCGGCGACCGCCGGTTCGCCGCGTTCGGGGCGTTCCGCACCGAGGGCGGGCGGGAGCTCCCCGGCTACCGCCTCGCGTACGAGACGTGGGGCGAGCTCAACGCCGCCCGCGACAACGCCGTGCTCGTGCTCCACGCGCTCACCGGCGACAGCCACGTGCGGGGCCCGGCGGGCCCGGGACATGCGACCTCGGGCTGGTGGGACGACATCGTCGGCCCGGGCTGCCCGATCGACACCGACGAGTGGTTCGTCGTCGCGCCGAACATGCTGGGCGGATGCCAGGGATCCACGGGCCCTGCCAGCGTCGCGCCCGACGGGTACGAGTGGGCCTCGCGCTTCCCGTACCTGACCATCCGCGACCAGGTCTCGGCGCAGGTGCGGCTGGCGGAAGCACTCGGCATCGACACGTGGGCCGCGGTCCTCGGCGGATCGATGGGCGGCATGCACGCGCTGGAGTGGGCCGTCGGCCAGCCCGACCGCGTGGCACGCGTCGGCATCCTGTCGTCGCCGCCGACGAACACCGCCGATCAGATCGCCCTGAACTCGGTGCAGCTCGAGGCCATCCGCATCGACCCCCGCTTCGCCGGCGGCGAGTACTACGACTCCGGCGACGGCGACGGTCCCAACCGCGGTCTCGCCCTCGCACGGCGCATGGCGCTGCTGAACTACCGCTCCCCCACCGAGCTGAATCAGCGGTTCCAGCGGTCGTGGCAGTCGGGCCTGAGCCCCCTCGGGCACGGCGGCCGCTTCGCGGTGGAGTCGTACCTGGACTTCCACGGCAACAAGTTCACCCGGCGCTTCGACGCCAACAGCTACATCACGCTCGTCGAGGCGATGAACTCGCACGACGTCGGACGTGATCGCGGCGGCATCGAGGACGCCCTCGCACGCGTGACCGCGACGGCCCTCGTGCTCGGCATCGACAGCGATCGCCTCTTCCCCATCGACGGCCAGCACCGCATCGCCCACGGCATCCGCACGTCGCTCGACGGGGATCGCGCGGTCGTTCTCACGAGCGACTTCGGGCACGACGGATTCCTCATCGAGACCCATGCCGTCGGCGCGCACATCCGCCGTCTGCTCGAGGCCTGA